AAAGAGTGCGCTCTGACTTCACTCTGGGAGGGCGAGGGCCTTCTGAAAGTGCAGTGACAGGAAGAGTCCCAGAGAACAGTGTGGCCACAGCCACTGGATCTTCCTCCAGCTGGGCGGGGGCTCTTGGTGAGAAGGTCTTGGACACGTGCTCGGCCCCTCCCATGGGGCAGGCCTACCACCTCGTTTCTCCTGGGCAAGCCAGCGATGTGGGTCACGGGGACCCTCACCCACGGGCGGCCGGGGTGGAGCCTGCGATGGCCAGAAGAGCCTCTCCGGAGAAATGCCACTGGGTCACATGGGAAGAGGTCTCGGGCTGAAGGCTGGGAAGAGCCCGTGGCTATATGCCTGCCTTTTAATGACCCAGGACCTAGAAACAGCCGTCTCTTCCTctcccgcctccccctccctgcctacGCCTGGAACCTAAGACGTACTGGTATGGCAGTTAGCCCTCCACCCAGCACACTCGCCCTGAAAGCAGCTGCCTCCATTAGCCCCCATCAGAAGCCAAGCCCAAACACACCCCGACTCCTTCCCCGGCGCCCCTCACCCTCCATCCTGAAGGATCGGTACGATGCTCCTGGCAAAGCTGCGGATGGGCATGGGTCCCCGGCGCCTGCGCGGCTTCACGAGGTGGTCTGTGGCAGGACTGTGACAGGGGCAGCCACTGCCACTCCAGCCCTGCGACCGCCCTGTCTTCCCCTGCACAGTGCTCAGGGAAATGGCCTTCCCCGCTGGAGGCCAGCCGTCTGCCTGACGGGCTGTGACTCCTCCCGGCATtggcctcctcccctcttctgAGCTAGTTGATTGATCAAAAGTTTTTTTAACGCTTAAGATTTGGGTTTCTCTTTTCACAGCCACATTTGTTTGAATGTTTTTCTGCACagcttttccaaaataaaaaccttccacGCAACGCTGCCCTTCCCCATCCTTTCCTCAGCCTCCTAGAGCTAATGCCAGTTGCCAAGTCGCTCCTCCCGGCCTTCGGTCCCTGAAGttcactctcctcctcctctgcctggtCCTCTGAAGGACGCTGACCCCTCCTAGGATCCTAGGATTCGAGGAGTCCTTCAGAGCTGGCGGCCAGGAATACCTGTAAATGTTTCCTGGTCTCTTGCCTGCTCATATTTCCTGGAACCAGAAGTGACTAGGGCAAATCAAACTCTGCCAGCCAGGCCTGAGAAAAGATTGctgtatatatttgtttcttttttgaatttcaaCCCCCAAAATATTCCAGcaaaaaaaatggggggaggtTGGGCTGGGTTTCCTTCAAGGGCATCTGCTGCCAAGGAGGATAGTGGACttgcccctgcccaggcccccccagcccATGGCCCCGCTGCCTGGCCCAGATGGGGAAAGACCGGGAGACGGtaagggggctgggaggaggagcgGTGCTTTGGGGCAAGAAGTTGGGCTgaggctgaggggtggggggagagctgCCCAAGTGCGGTCACCTTTGCTCAGTGACGGAGCCTCGAAGCTTGGCCGGGGCTGAAGGAACACACAGGTGTGGGTGAGGCAGGCGAGGCAGGATGGCTGCGGCCGacgagctggggaggggcagggcgggggcctGGCCCCCTCCCTCTAACTGATGATCTGCCGGGGTCGTCCGTAGCCCGTCATGCCAGCCTGGGAGGCCCCCCTGTTGCTGCCCATCTGTAGGCCAATGACGTGCTTTCCCTCCTGCAGCTGGCTCTCCGTGAATTCCCTCTTATGCTCCTGGGCTTTCCTGGAAGTGGGAAGCCAGGACAGAGACTCAGGCTGCACCTCTTCCACCGGAGTTCCGTTCCTCTGTGCTTCCGAGCCCGATCCCGTGGCCCCCGCCCCACTGCTCCTGCTCCCTTCACCGAGCTTGCCCCTTGCGCCACGGAGCCTGGCAAGTAGCAGGGACCCACGCTCCCCGAGGCTAGCCTTCGCTTCGTACCCCCCGACTGTCCGCTTCCCCACCTccccggccgcccccccccccccccccgcacggACATGGGCTTAGAGCACAAGGAACCCTTGCGGCCACATACTTCATAAACCAGTTGGGGTCTCCACGGTAGTGCCCATCATTCTTGGTCACCGCCAAGCTGCCCAGGGCCATCAGGGTCCTCTGCACGGCCGCCAAGTCTTTGCCTgcgagaagaaagaaagggatgggGATGGACTTCAGGATGGCGCATACAGGGCTCCACGGCAGGGCCCACCCCACCTCTCAGAAAGCGGGCCGCCCAGGGGGGCTGGTCCCGGGacgcaccgcccccccccccccccccccccgccccgtgcggATGGCTGGTGTCCTCTGGGCACATCCCGCCCCGGCCGTGCAGAGCTGGAGCTGCCGGGCTTCCGTCCGTCCTCGCCCCCCTGcctcagcctctgccctcccctgccccctccacccctttcctctctctgtacCTTCATAGAGGTCGACGGTCTGGAACATGTCCGTCTTGGTGACCCCGTAGTCCTCCGCTGCCTTCAGGAACTGAGCCACCTGCTCCATCTGCTTGAAGACCATGGACGGAGGGTTCTCGGGGACCTTCACCGGCTTGGAGCCGTCCGGATACAGGCTGTTGACCAGCTTGCTCAGAATCTGCGGGCACACAGGCAGCTGGGCGCTCACTCGGGGGCCCACCCCGCCACTCCAGCAGGGCGCCAAGGCCCCAGCCCCCCTTCCCAGGGAGCCACTCACCACGCCGTTCTTCAGCCAGACCTGGAAGCCCAGGCGCCCACGGTCCGGGCGACCCACGTCGGAGCCGCACTGCATGACGATCCACTCCACCAGCCGCTCCTCCAGCTCCTCGTCATACTTCTTCTCAATTTTGGATTGTACTTCGCGGCTCATGCCATAGGAAGGACCCTTGTTGGCCATGTTGTAGGAGCTAAAGTGGCACAGGCCAGAGAAGGGAGGCGGtcagaggctcagagagcaaCTGTGCTTTCACTTGTGCCAGGCAGGCCTTCCGGCTTCCAGGTGGACGCGgtggagcgggggcggggggagcaccCATCCATCCTAGACATTTATTGACCTCCCCTTGTTTCCTCGGTTTGTTTTCATGACACTGCCCGTCTGGGCCAGGCTCCTCCCCTAAGTCCAGGGAGCCTCTCTGAACTTAGGGACCAGAGACACAGGAGATCTGTGGAATCTTTGGAAGTCTAGAGCGAAGGCCAATAAACCGATTTTTGTGAACAAGCAGACAGTATTTCAGGCTTTGCAGGACATATGGTCTCTGCCATTGTAGCACGAAAGCAGCCTtagacaaaacaaacaagtgaGCATGGCTTTgatccaacaaaactttatttacacaaacaAACAGCAGGCTGCATTTAGCGTAGTGGCCATAGTTTGACAACCGCTGGTCTAGAGTATTCTTTCTTTGCCAAAATTGGCCACAGAGGCACTGGAAATGCCTTCCAGGAGGCCACTACTGCCCCCACAAAATAAGGCAGCAGGTTTCTTTGTCCAGCCGGGGCGTGAGGTGATCTGTTGGTTCTGCCTTAAGTTACAGAGTTACCTTACCTCTCCCGCCACTTTATCCTCTAGCCCTGAAGCTGGAACTCCCAAAACCAGCTCTTTGCCAGGTCAGTTCAGCCTCTGGCCTGTAGCTACTGAAGAGGCTCGAACTCTTCCACCCCTGGTAAGGTCTAGGAAGCCAGCAAAACCCAAGAGCCTTTGGCCGAGAAGCTGCACTTCCTCAGTgggccaggagagagagagggagaggactgATGGACCCATCCATCGACTTTCCCTTGTGCCCTCAGGCTCCCGCCACTGCAGTAGCTGAGTCCTAGGAGCCAGAGTCCTCCAGGGATATCCCAGAGCCAAGAATCTGCCAGCCAGAGCATGGGGAGCCCCTCCCTGtgcagagcagcagcagctgccGTCCTGGAGGCCTGAGGCTGGCCCTGCTCGGGAGAGCCCCATAATGTGGGGGGAAGGCTGCAGGAGCAGGGCCTGTAAGGTAGGCCTCTGGGCAGACGTGGCTGCTCAAGGGGAGTGTGACCTGGCTCCAGGTATCAGCCTGCGGTGGTGCCCAGAGCTCACTGGAAGAGCCCTCCGAGAAAGATACCAAATGAGGCCAGAGCCACTGCCTGGCCCTGGAGAGGTCAAAGGTCGGGAGGGAGACCCCCGGCTGAGGATGGTAGTCAGCACACTCCTCTGACTCCCTCTCACCAGAATCAGACCCTCTCCCACTCACCACTGCGGAAAGCAGAGTGAGCTGCCCTACTCTTTCTCGCCCCACAGCTGACAACTGTCCTGAATTCAAGTTCCCCATCTgtgcccagatgaggaccaggaCGTTCCCTATGTCAGAGGGCTgtgccctcagggagccctgtCTGTGACTCCCTCCCAGAGTCGCCTCCTGGTGGTGACGGGGAGAGCCTGCGCCTGCACCACCGACAAAAACTGTTTttcccaccccagcctccactCCTCTTCCAAGTCATCCCCTGAGGGAACAACAAAGGTTGAGACAAAGAGCACGAGATGGACTCATCTAAATTCCAGCTATTGGGCAACTCGCTTCTCTCAGACTCGCAAGCCCCAGAGGGCTGGGCCACCCAGTTGACACCAGAGAACCCAAAAGCAgtctcttctctgtttctctatgAACAGCCagtccctcccttccccaccctacTGTGTGTCTCACACCTGCTTCCCTGCTTCCCAGCCACTGGAGGGCAAAAGACTAGCCCAGGAGCCCCACAGGTCAGCAGGGACCAGGTGACTTGGATGCAGCCTTCATCCCGACCCAGCTCAGCCTTGACCCCACCAGCCCAGGCGGGCGACATGCACCCCTGTGGTCCAGGCATCCACCACCTTccacactgccccccccccctgtactccccaccccaccttccctgcctccccccagacTGTGGAAGCAGagggcccccccccaccccaccagttTTCAGTCTAGGAGATTCAGAGCAGACAGTTAAGCTGTCAAGGCTCATGGTGACAAGTACATGAAGTTGCAGCTCCTAGATCTAGAGACAGTATTTGGGTTTTGCTTAGAACAGGGAGGGGGATGAAAtgcaccccacccaccccaccccaccttctccctcctggTGAAGAGTTTGAAAGTGGAGGATTCTGAGAAATCCCTCTTAGTCCTCTGACTGAGACCTCCCCAGTCCCACTTTGCTGCTGCTGGGAAGAGGACAGGAAGAGGGGAAGGCCTTTCTAGATAAAGCCTCTCGGGACAGGAGAGGCAGGACAGCCTCCACTTTGACCCTCCTGCCTTGTGGCTCCTGTCAGCTTCCCCTCCCCTAAGACAGAGAGTAAAGTCCAGCTGTGAAGGGGCAGCGAGCACCTGCTCCCAGCAGGAATGCAAAAAAGCTAGCAGAACCAGGGCGTCTCTAGGACCCCTGGGCCCCCTCTCTCCTGGAAATAAAACACAGCGAATAAGAGCAAGCATGGCAGGAGGGAGGGCTCATCTAAATTCGGAGGACAGAGAAGAGGGACCCTATGTACTGCTATCCTCTGGATAGTAACCACTGAGGGGAACCAGCTAGATCCTTCAGGAAGGGCCCAAGCAAGGCTCCTGCAGTGCCCACCGCTCACCCCTCTGCCAGCAGCGGGGTCACCTCCCATTTTCTGAGGATGGCAGGAGCCATGCATCCAGCAAAGCAGCTCTTGCAGGTCTCTGTGCCCTGCCACGCCTGGCTCAGTGGCTCCCCAGGGCCTCTCCTATGCTGCTTAGGCCCTGGGTATGCTCCCGCGGGACACTGCTCTCGGGTGCTGGTGTACTTGCACACCTCCTGGCCTCCCTGGACATCTTCCTAGATGGACACCAAACAGAGCCTTGTGTCTAAGCTCTGACACACTCCAAGATGTGTCAACACCTCAAGCCCATCACCCCATAGGCGTGATGAGGGCTGAGCCCGGGGACCCCCCTCACACTCCAGTCGCCAGGTTCTCACCATCAATCCCTCTGCATCAGCGAGTCACCCTAAACATTTCAAGCAGCCTGGGGCTGCCCAGTCCCAGCGACATGGGACTCTAGCAGCCTCATCCCCCCGTCAAGGAGGAGCACCTCCCCATCTGGAGATCAGGAATGCCAGGGAGCTGGAGACCAGGACCCCCCAGAGCCCCGCCCGAGCACACCCCCTACTACTGTCAGGCCCTAGCCCACCTTCCCTCCGGCCCGGGGATCCATGCACTTACAGGGGTTCCTAGGCTCGCAGGAGGCAAAGAGCTCTCGTGTCTGAACTTGGACAGACAGGACGGGGCGCTGGCTGGGTGGGGGGTTTAAAGGGCCGCTGCCGCGGTGATGTCAGCCTCCCCCGCTGGCTCACCCTtcagccccctccctgccagaAGAACCCAGCCTgctcccacccccggcccccccaGTGACTCCACACAGGCTCCATATTTGGGGAAAGACACCAAGTCGGGGCAGTCTGCCGGGGCTGCCGAGACATTCTCTGCGTGCTTTGGAGATggagcgggcggggcggggcgcgccgcCGCGGGGAAGCGCCGGGAAAAGCCTTTTATGGACAGGACCACGAAGGCCTTCCCGCTGTCTGGACTTGGGGCTGCTCCTTCCTCACTGCTTCCTGCCCCCGAGTCCGAGGGGAGGGGAAATTCAAGGGGGTCTGGCccgagagagggggaaggagctGGGGATCCCTCCAGCCGCCTCGTCCTCCGGAGGTTTCTGCTCCAGCTGGAGACAGGAGCTCCCTCCACGAGGACCCAGACGCGCCAGGCACATGCCTTGCAAACGCTCTCACTGGGGGCTACGGCGGGCGGCGTGGGAGCGTAAGGACTAACCTcacttttcagatgaagaaacaggctcaagGTGCAACTAACGCAGGCCACGCGGGGGTCATGAGTGGGAGCAGCTGGGGGTCCCTGCCGCCCCCGCGGGGCAGGGAGAGGCGGGCAGCCCCACTCCTTCAGGGGTAGCACCCCGCTCAGGTGCAGTCTGGAGTGCCATGCGTTAGCCGGAGTGGCTCTGGGCGGCAGCGCCGAGGCCCTGGCCCCTGTCCAGAGGGTTTCTAAGGCGGGTGCTGGGCAGCACTGGGTGGGAGGCTCAGAGGCTGCTGCGCTCCCTCCCTCCCGTGGGAACagccccccctaccccccccccccccgagagcGGACTGGGCGCTCTCACTCCAGGGAGGAGACCCACTCATAGGTGGCTCGCACCTGGCCTCGGGTCTGGGGAAGGGTGGAAGGTGAGACTCCCCGCGGGGCCTCGTGGCTGCCCCCTGCGGCACCAACCCACCGCTTTCCCTGGGCGCCGGGCAGGGAGGAGCTAACACTCTCCACCGCCCACGGGACACCTTCCGGAGAGGGGCAGCTAggcctgggggttgggggtgagggggacgCCCACCACCTGCTAAGGCCAGAGCCCGAGACGCAGAGCTGCAGTGGCCCCCAGTGGTGTTTGCTGGGAAGAGCGGGGAGCGGGCCGGCCTCCGCTAGAGGGCAGCACACCGCCCCTTAGTTCTCAGTTCACCagggcctgccccccaccccccaatcttGGGCTCTTAGGCCAGTTGGAACCAAGTCAACTTTCTCGGGTCGTTTCAAAATTCCCTCTTCTGGGAGCCTGCCTGCCACCTGCGCGCACTTACCCACCGTACATCACCATCATGTTCCCCGAGAACCAGCCCAGCCTGGGCCTGCCTTCTCCTGGCCACTCAAGTGAGGTCGGCGGGCACAGGCTGCACATGCAGCCAAGCTGGGAGACGCTCAGGTCAGACGCGAAGCCGGCCTGACGTGTGGGTGAGGGGCTCGGTGGGCAGAGGCTGCTGCCATTTGCCAGGCAAGGGCGAGGGGCAGGGATCTCAGCGGGGGGATGGCACTGCTGAGGCTCATTCACTGCATACTCTCTGCCCAGCACCGTGCCTGGCACgcagcaggccctggggagggcctCCAGGACTGACGCAGCTGCTCGGAGGAGAGCCGTAACATGGGCTACTCGAGGGCACATAGGGAAAAGCAAGAGGGATTCTACTTTGtcgaaaagagaaagggagggacgcctgggcggctcagctgttgagcatgtgccttcagctcagggcatgatcctggggtcctggaatcgaatcccacatcggcctccctgcatggagcctgcttctccctctgcctgtgtctctgtgtctctcatgaataaataaaatctaaatctaaaaaataaaaaaaaaaaaaaagagagaaaggcagaccaCAGGAAGCGAGAAACAGAGGGCCTGTCCCACCCCTCCTTCTCCACACCTCCACCCCGACGAGGGGGAGAAAACGGGGGACCAAGTACTGCGTCTGGTTGTTTCTTTAATCGAATGCAGACTCATTcatagaaaacagaaatgcaaCCATAGCATGGAGACAGACATTAAACGGAGTTCTGAAAAAAGATCCAGATCCCCTCCTCCCCGCGGCCCCAGGGAGAGCTATAAAAACAAGTTGGGCAGAACAAAACACACACCCGTCCCC
This window of the Canis lupus dingo isolate Sandy chromosome 5, ASM325472v2, whole genome shotgun sequence genome carries:
- the TAGLN gene encoding transgelin gives rise to the protein MANKGPSYGMSREVQSKIEKKYDEELEERLVEWIVMQCGSDVGRPDRGRLGFQVWLKNGVILSKLVNSLYPDGSKPVKVPENPPSMVFKQMEQVAQFLKAAEDYGVTKTDMFQTVDLYEGKDLAAVQRTLMALGSLAVTKNDGHYRGDPNWFMKKAQEHKREFTESQLQEGKHVIGLQMGSNRGASQAGMTGYGRPRQIIS